In Bosea vestrisii, the following are encoded in one genomic region:
- a CDS encoding polyhydroxyalkanoic acid system family protein — MKRPVTITISHSLGRDVARRRLQGGVGKVRDKLGGFGMQLVEESWQGDTLQFGVAALGQTISGKIEVEDALVRVEVMLPLMLAIFAEKLKLGVEKQAQILLEHKPTKA; from the coding sequence ATGAAACGCCCCGTCACCATCACCATCTCGCATTCGCTCGGCCGCGACGTGGCTCGCCGGCGGCTGCAGGGCGGCGTCGGCAAGGTCCGCGACAAGCTCGGCGGCTTCGGCATGCAGCTCGTCGAGGAGAGCTGGCAGGGCGACACGCTGCAGTTCGGCGTCGCGGCACTCGGCCAAACCATCAGCGGCAAGATCGAGGTCGAGGATGCGCTGGTGCGCGTCGAGGTGATGTTGCCGCTGATGCTCGCGATCTTCGCCGAGAAGCTCAAGCTCGGCGTCGAGAAGCAGGCCCAGATCCTGCTCGAGCACAAGCCCACCAAGGCCTGA